In Paramisgurnus dabryanus chromosome 7, PD_genome_1.1, whole genome shotgun sequence, the following are encoded in one genomic region:
- the inha gene encoding inhibin alpha chain, which produces MWTWTRCLSLLASALILWTVLPLGQACQGDELPRDLVFEWLKWQILERLGMDEPPLSLHQMQPRKMMDRTMQRVLPQRTKEIRVERRHHQESSEFILFPSSESTCIDMSDPSDTATGHFTYYFQPSLDSQESITSAHFWFYAGEAIASSNISAPVFILTSYQDQLQASEAPLKCSPDGWTTYKLYRHLHMVMAGGPFMLQVRCPACSCYGSEEDKTPFLHLHTQPSGPGRSRRAPKIPWSPAAIEKLRRPASVDTNTDCRREQIEISFKDLGWDNWIVHPKAFTFYYCHGNCSSSERTTTLLGIKQCCAPVPESIKSLRFTTTSDGGYSFKYETLPNIIPEECNCM; this is translated from the exons ATGTGGACCTGGACCAGGTGTTTGTCTTTATTAGCTAGTGCCCTGATTTTATGGACTGTGTTACCACTGGGACAAGCCTGTCAAGGAGATGAATTGCCAAGAGATTTAGTGTTTGAATGGCTAAAATGGCAGATCTTGGAACGTTTAGGAATGGATGAGCCTCCTCTGTCATTGCACCAGATGCAACCACGGAAGATGATGGACAGAACTATGCAACGTGTACTTCCACAAAGAACTAAAGAAATCAGAGTTGAAAGAAGACACCATCAAGAGTCCTCAGAGTTCATTCTATTCCCAAGCTCTG agtcAACATGCATAGATATGTCTGATCCCTCGGACACTGCAACTGGTCATTTCACTTACTACTTTCAGCCTTCTTTAGACAGCCAGGAATCCATCACCTCTGCCCACTTCTGGTTTTATGCAGGTGAGGCCATCGCTTCCAGCAACATCTCTGCACCTGTCTTCATCCTCACCTCTTACCAGGACCAACTCCAAGCATCTGAAGCCCCATTAAAATGCAGCCCTGATGGCTGGACCACCTATAAATTATATCGCCATCTCCACATGGTCATGGCTGGTGGCCCTTTTATGCTGCAGGTTCGCTGCCCAGCCTGCAGCTGCTATGGTTCAGAGGAAGATAAAACTCCCTTTCTGCATCTTCACACCCAGCCAAGTGGGCCTGGTAGGTCTCGCAGAGCCCCTAAGATCCCCTGGTCACCAGCTGCTATCGAAAAGCTTAGGAGACCTGCTTCTGTGGACACTAACACAGATTGCAGAAGAGAACAGATAGAAATTTCCTTCAAGGATCTGGGATGGGACAACTGGATTGTTCATCCTAAGGCTTTTACCTTTTACTATTGCCATGGAAACTGCTCCAGCTCTGAGCGCACTACCACACTTCTTGGGATTAAGCAATGCTGTGCCCCTGTTCCAGAGAGCATAAAGTCACTCCGTTTCACTACAACCTCAGATGGAGGTTACTCTTTCAAATATGAGACATTGCCTAACATCATACCAGAGGAATGCAACTGCATGTAA
- the LOC135717812 gene encoding zinc finger protein ZXDC, with protein MEIQGLTDSQNTHCQHGAQTHTLFSQQGAAPGTYTSSRLTENAISDLSESIGLERNNDNNNRVSSSPLRLVENGSLPQNNCVNKDYVQSTDAEFSDVTVLTQKVLNELELLPSEFERADEHDDSDLQMVHPILNPESCEQRQAPENTLNKTAASSSKNLEELYTVFNIQHKENDGKERDMNLQCKIGENISTLSKSKTFLEDSDESFSRTSLKSIHLSNNNSLNAMSERLNQTVRQVISPESENEDPILLERSGCNQTASTAKMSCSYLIEHSTDESTQCVTKNCSTFIQENSVATETTEMDVINFAGQDCSNNGYYPPIGTSVPVHETYSGTIMINDQSIIVTIENGILTLAAPPDSYTYKEDKMISLKEHLGIKDNEDLVVLNYNRESKSICKISNAVLGQQGEPKANRLVNNDLELTLADECSVSEMGVLDSCPSIKEEEGTICAIDNENIIFQNTQNKTVASGEELHSINILAVTGLAKKGSVVEYRCPQPGCSSTFDTRQNLKVHLVLHTDDQRPFKCTVEGCGWSFTTSYKLKRHLQSHDKVRPFKCEWENCGRCFTTVYNLKAHVRAHDQENAFVCEVCNERFRTASRLTNHQRTHFEPERPHKCEFPGCEKTFITFSALFSHNRTHFREMGQFSCSYPGCDKQYDKACRLKIHLRSHTGERPFVCDSNSCGWTFTSMSKLLRHKRKHNDDRRFACPEQGCGKSFTRAEHLKGHSITHLGTKPFECPVEGCGAKFSARSSLYIHSKKHRQDGVSLRSRCPVSGCTKHFSSRSSLKTHMLKNHSLSPDVLSQLDSAATLTPSSELTSTSQAVGAPPGPTGAELSSLDLSSLFSSVLACPATTATSVGPGGSTSFSMDMSLINTGILTIDSSSSAPAVNGAKTVDPLILAAGQDMGVHVLDAGLAAGGDGGVLPHAMLHLDDVQTVNPQELGTLTLKSSLSSCNAFTAESLSILPPSLSSSISTSLSSLSSALPPVLSSSLVPSFSTPLASSLSSSMALPGTPGPELLSLQRKADIAGSETTAGPLLSRVDVMAQSDGNKRMCQFVFPSHSGSYNGQKNKEMSFVTPCSIMESSGSARTDYRAIQLAKRRKQKVPGSSTSTLQTSQRMAKASKSTSSAPSTKSSAHFTEGTATGDIPIRDPVNGAQFVQIQLLQDDPSNDGALAFQLSSQTSCSHSQLTVDLPVNILQESTAMPEDENRSDNSQFTGSTINLQDLE; from the exons ATGGAAATTCAGGGGCTTACTGACAGCCAAAACACTCACTGCCAACATGGCGCCCAGACTCACACATTGTTTTCTCAACAAGGAGCAGCTCCCGGGACCTATACAAGCTCACGCCTGACTGAAAATGCGATCTCGGATCTCTCTGAATCGATCGGTTTGGAACGCAACAACGACAACAACAACCGGGTCAGCTCATCTCCGCTTCGGCTGGTTGAAAATGGCAGTCTGCCTCAAAACAATTGCGTTAATAAGGATTATGTACAGTCCACAGATGCTGAGTTCAGTGACGTGACTGTGCTCACGCAGAAGGTGTTAAATGAACTGGAGCTGCTGCCCTCAGAGTTTGAGAGGGCCGATGAACATGACGACAGCGATCTGCAAATGGTGCATCCCATCCTGAACCCTGAGAGCTGTGAACAAAGACAAGCGCCAGAGAACACTCTAAACAAAACTGCAGCATCGTCTAGCAAGAACCTAGAAGAACTCTACACAGTATTTAACATACAGCATAAAGAAAATGACGGTAAAGAACGTGATATGAACTTGCAATGTAAAATAGGAGAGAATATCTCTACATTATCTAAATCAAAGACTTTTCTAGAGGATTCTGACGAAAGCTTTAGCAGAACGTCATTGAAATCCATACATTTGTCTAACAACAACAGTTTAAATGCAATGTCTGAGAGACTAAACCAAACTGTCAGACAGGTAATATCTCCTGAATCGGAGAATGAAGACCCAATATTATTAGAACGGTCTGGGTGTAATCAAACAGCCTCTACTGCAAAAATGAGTTGCAGTTATTTGATTGAACATTCGACAGATGAATCGACGCAGTGTGTGACGAAAAATTGCTCCACATTCATACAAGAGAACAGCGTTGCTACTGAGACAACTGAAATGGATGTCATAAACTTTGCAGGTCAAGATTGTAGCAATAATGGTTACTATCCTCCGATTGGCACTTCAGTACCTGTGCATGAAACGTATTCTGGGACAATCATGATCAACGATCAAAGTATCATTGTAACCATTGAAAATGGAATATTGACCTTAGCCGCCCCACCAGATAGCTACACATACAAGGAGGATAAAATGATAAGCTTAAAAGAGCATTTGGGAATTAAAGACAATGAAGACCTTGTGGTGCTCAACTATAATCGAGAAAGTAAATCCATCTGTAAAATCAGCAATGCTGTCTTGGGTCAGCAAGGTGAGCCCAAAGCTAACCGGCTGGTCAATAATGATTTAGAGTTGACTTTAGCTGATGAGTGTTCAGTGTCAGAAATGGGTGTTCTGGACTCTTGCCCGTCAATCAAGGAAGAGGAAGGAACAATTTGTGCAATAGACAATGAAAACATTATCTttcaaaatacacaaaacaaaacagttgCGTCTGGGGAAGAGCTACACTCAATAAACATTTTAGCTGTGACAGGTTTGGCAAAGAAAGGTTCAGTTGTAGAGTATAGATGTCCCCAACCAGGATGCTCCAGCACTTTTGACACCCGGCAAAACCTCAAAGTTCATTTGGTTTTGCACACAGATGACCAGCGTCCCTTTAAGTGCACGGTTGAGGGTTGCGGGTGGTCTTTCACAACATCTTACAAACTCAAACGCCACCTGCAGTCTCATGACAAAGTGCGGCCTTTTAAATGTGAATGGGAAAATTGTGGTCGCTGCTTCACCACGGTCTACAATCTAAAAGCTCATGTTAGAGCCCACGATCAGGAAAATGCCTTTGTCTGTGAAGTATGTAATGAGAGGTTTCGCACTGCCAGTAGACTTACTAATCATCAGAGAACACACTTTGAACCTGAGAGACCACACAAGTGTGAATTCCCAG GATGTGAAAAGACCTTCATTACCTTCAGCGCCCTGTTCTCTCATAACAGAACCCACTTTAGAGAAATGGGGCAGTTTTCCTGCTCTTATCCTGGCTGTGACAAGCAATATGACAAGGCCTGTCGTCTTAAAATACACCTTCGCAGTCATACAG gtgagAGACCTTTTGTTTGTGATTCCAATTCCTGTGGATGGACCTTCACAAGCATGTCAAAATTGCTTCGGCACAAACG GAAACACAATGATGATAGACGATTTGCATGTCCAGAGCAAGGCTGTGGGAAATCCTTCACCCGGGCTGAACACCTGAAGGGCCACAGTATCACACACCTGGGCACCAAGCCATTTGAATGCCCTGTAGAAG GTTGTGGTGCAAAATTTTCAGCTCGCAGTAGTCTCTACATCCATTCTAAGAAGCACAGACAGGATGGAGTGAGTCTGAGGAGTCGCTGTCCTGTGTCGGGGTGCACCAAACACTTCTCTTCACGCAGCAGCCTCAAGACACACATGCTTAAAAACCACAGTCTGAGTCCAG ATGTTTTGAGTCAGTTGGACAGCGCTGCTACTCTCACGCCTAGCAGTGAGCTAACAAGCACTTCACAGGCTGTCGGTGCCCCTCCAGGGCCCACAGGAGCAGAACTCAGTAGTTTGGACTTGTCCTCCCTCTTCTCTAGTGTTCTTGCATGTCCAGCAACCACGGCTACCTCTGTGGGGCCTGGAGGGTCAACCTCCTTCTCTATGGACATGTCCCTGATCAACACCGGAATCCTAACAATAGATTCGTCCTCATCTGCACCGGCTGTTAACGGAGCAAAGACCGTTGATCCTCTCATTTTAGCAGCCGGGCAAGATATGGGGGTACACGTATTAGATGCAGGATTGGCCGCTGGTGGAGATGGAGGTGTTCTGCCTCATGCAATGTTACATCTGGATGATGTACAAACAGTCAATCCACAAGAGCTGGGGACACTCACGCTCAAAAGCTCCCTGAGTTCCTGCAATGCTTTTACTGCAGAATCACTTTCCATTCTACCGCCTTCCCTCTCTTCTTCCATCTCTACCTCACTTTCTTCCCTGTCATCAGCTCTCCCTCCAGTGCTTAGTTCCTCTCTTGTACCTTCCTTCTCTACCCCTCTTGCCTCTTCTCTTTCCTCGTCGATGGCTCTTCCAGGAACACCGGGACCAGAGTTGCTTTCTCTGCAGAGAAAGGCTGACATAGCAGGCAGTGAGACGACAGCTGGGCCGTTGTTGAGCAGGGTGGACGTCATGGCCCAGTCAGATGGCAATAAGAGAATGTGTCAGTTTGTGTTCCCCAGCCACAGTGGGTCGTACAATGGGCAGAAAAACAAAGAGATGTCCTTTGTCACACCCTGCTCCATTATG GAGAGCAGTGGATCGGCACGCACAGACTACAGGGCCATTCAGCTGGCCAAGAGAAGGAAACAGAAAGTCCCAGGCTCTTCCACATCTACGTTACAGACAAGCCAAAGAATGGCTAAAGCATCCAAAAGCACCAGCTCGGCTCCGTCTACCAAATCAAGTGCGCATTTTACAGAAGGAACTGCGACTGGTGACATACCCATACGGGATCCAGTGAATGGTGCGCAATTTGTGCAGATTCAGCTCCTGCAG GATGATCCTTCCAATGATGGAGCCTTAGCTTTCCAGTTGAGTTCCCAGACCTCATGTTCTCACTCGCAGCTCACCGTGGATCTGCCAGTCAACATCCTACAG GAATCAACAGCCATGCCTGAAGATGAAAATAGATCTGATAACTCTCAGTTTACTGGCAGCACCATCAACCTACAAGATTTGGAGTAA